The genomic segment TGCGCACATTCCGGCTGGCCCTGGCCCAGATAAACTCGACTGTAGGCGACCTGGAAGGGAATTGCCAGAAGATTTTGCGTTATGTTGAGGAGGCGAGGGCGGCGGAGGCGGACCTGGTGGCCTTCCCGGAGCTGGCTATCACCGGGTACCCGGCGGAAGACTTACTGTTCAAGACGTCATTCATCGAGGACAACGCGAGG from the SAR202 cluster bacterium genome contains:
- a CDS encoding NAD+ synthase, coding for MRTFRLALAQINSTVGDLEGNCQKILRYVEEARAAEADLVAFPELAITGYPAEDLLFKTSFIEDNARMMRRVVEASKGISVVVGFVDARGDIYNAAAVGYDGVLVDV